One Mycolicibacterium fortuitum subsp. fortuitum genomic window carries:
- a CDS encoding DUF2786 domain-containing protein, translated as MSDDKMLARIAALLRQAEGTDNLHEAEAFMAAAQRLATATSIDLALARAHSAERTKAQMPVQRTITIGEPGRRGLRTYVQLFVVIGMANDVKCDVASNSTFVYAYGFAEDIDATHALYTSLLLQMVKASESYIASGAHRPTPTITARLNFQLAFGARIGQRLTQAREEAQREADTADRPGTAIALRDKDIELRSFYREASQARGTWRATTASAGYSSAARRAGDRAGRHARLGAPQEISGARGALEQ; from the coding sequence GTGAGCGACGACAAGATGTTGGCGCGGATCGCGGCACTGCTGCGCCAGGCCGAAGGCACCGACAACCTGCACGAGGCCGAGGCGTTCATGGCGGCCGCCCAGCGGTTGGCCACCGCGACCTCCATCGACCTGGCCCTGGCACGCGCGCATTCGGCAGAGCGGACCAAGGCGCAGATGCCGGTGCAACGCACCATCACCATCGGTGAGCCGGGACGACGCGGATTGCGCACCTATGTGCAGCTGTTCGTGGTCATCGGCATGGCCAACGACGTGAAGTGCGACGTGGCGTCCAACTCGACGTTCGTCTACGCCTACGGGTTCGCCGAGGACATCGACGCCACCCATGCGCTCTACACCAGCCTGCTGCTGCAGATGGTCAAGGCATCGGAGAGCTACATCGCCTCAGGCGCGCACCGGCCGACCCCGACCATCACCGCCCGGCTCAACTTTCAGCTGGCCTTCGGCGCCCGCATCGGCCAACGGCTGACCCAGGCCCGTGAGGAAGCCCAGCGGGAGGCCGACACAGCCGACCGGCCCGGTACCGCTATCGCCCTGCGGGACAAGGACATCGAGCTTCGCAGCTTCTACCGGGAGGCCTCGCAGGCTCGCGGGACGTGGCGGGCGACGACCGCGTCCGCCGGGTACTCGTCGGCTGCTCGACGGGCCGGGGACCGAGCGGGCCGGCATGCCCGGCTCGGGGCACCCCAGGAGATCTCCGGCGCGCGCGGCGCACTGGAGCAGTGA
- a CDS encoding alpha/beta hydrolase, which yields MTSTRSEQTFDGVGGVRIVYDVWTPDVAPRGVVVLSHGLGEHAGRYHHVAQRFGQAGLMVYALDHRGHGRSGGKRVYLRDMSEYVGDFHTLVGIAAAEYPGLPRLVLGHSMGGAIVFSYGVEYPDEYTAMVLSGPAVAAQAAVSSVLAAVAKVLGKVAPGLPVENLDADAVSRDPEVVAAYKADPLVWHGKVPAGIARALIIVGETMPQRASALTAPLLVVHGEKDRLVAVEGSHRLVECVASEDVHLKVYPGLFHEVFNEPEKELVLDDVTTWIETHL from the coding sequence GTGACCAGCACGCGCAGTGAACAGACCTTTGACGGCGTCGGCGGGGTCCGCATCGTCTATGACGTATGGACGCCCGACGTGGCACCGCGAGGCGTCGTCGTCCTCTCCCACGGCCTGGGTGAGCATGCCGGGCGCTACCACCACGTCGCCCAGCGGTTCGGACAGGCCGGCCTGATGGTCTACGCCCTCGACCACCGCGGTCACGGTCGGTCCGGCGGCAAGCGGGTGTACCTGCGCGACATGTCCGAGTACGTCGGTGACTTCCACACGCTGGTCGGCATCGCGGCCGCCGAGTACCCAGGTCTCCCGCGTCTGGTGCTGGGCCACAGCATGGGCGGCGCCATCGTGTTCAGCTACGGCGTCGAATATCCCGACGAATACACCGCGATGGTGCTGTCCGGTCCTGCCGTGGCCGCGCAGGCCGCGGTGTCGTCGGTGCTCGCGGCCGTGGCGAAGGTGCTCGGCAAGGTAGCGCCCGGCCTGCCGGTGGAGAATCTCGATGCCGATGCGGTGTCCCGTGACCCCGAGGTGGTGGCGGCCTACAAGGCCGATCCGTTGGTGTGGCACGGCAAGGTCCCCGCAGGTATCGCCCGCGCGTTGATCATCGTGGGGGAGACCATGCCGCAGCGGGCCTCGGCGCTGACCGCTCCGCTGCTGGTCGTCCACGGTGAGAAGGACCGCCTGGTGGCCGTCGAGGGCAGCCACCGTCTGGTCGAATGTGTGGCCTCGGAGGATGTTCACCTCAAGGTGTACCCGGGTCTGTTCCACGAGGTGTTCAACGAGCCGGAGAAGGAGCTTGTCCTCGACGACGTGACGACCTGGATCGAGACCCACCTGTGA